In one window of Mesorhizobium sp. B2-1-1 DNA:
- the modC gene encoding molybdenum ABC transporter ATP-binding protein, with amino-acid sequence MTVLVDIRHRLGDFPLDIRFESAGRLTALFGPSGSGKTTLINMIAGLIRPDQGRIEVDGRVLVDTAKGIFVPKHRRRIGMVFQDARLFPHMSVASNLRYGRWFTPAAERYAEIDAVVELLGIEPLLARRPAKLSGGERQRVAIGRALLASPRLLLMDEPLASLDEARKAEILPYVERLRDETKIPIVYVSHSIAEVARLASDVVMLARGKLAASGPTTAVMQRPDLLPAEERGEGGAVLDTSVLQHDEVFGMTVLGSNAGEIRVPKLAAMVGAPVRIRVRARDVMIATERPSGLSALNILAGTIVAIRPGEGPTVEIGIDCNGATVLARVTEQSRQVLKLRLGGQVFAVIKTVSFDQANTGGGLPAEADG; translated from the coding sequence ATGACGGTCCTTGTCGACATCCGCCATCGGCTCGGCGATTTCCCCCTCGACATCCGCTTCGAGAGCGCCGGGCGGCTGACGGCGCTGTTCGGGCCCTCCGGCTCGGGCAAGACGACGCTGATCAATATGATTGCCGGGCTGATCCGGCCCGACCAGGGACGCATCGAGGTCGATGGCCGTGTGCTGGTCGACACGGCCAAGGGCATTTTCGTGCCGAAGCACAGGCGCCGGATCGGCATGGTGTTCCAGGACGCGCGTCTGTTTCCGCATATGAGCGTGGCGAGCAATTTGCGCTATGGCCGCTGGTTCACGCCGGCGGCGGAGCGTTATGCCGAGATCGACGCCGTCGTCGAATTGCTCGGCATCGAGCCGCTGCTGGCGCGGCGGCCGGCAAAGCTCTCGGGCGGCGAGAGGCAGCGCGTCGCGATCGGCCGGGCGCTGCTCGCCAGCCCCCGGCTGTTGCTGATGGACGAGCCGCTGGCCTCGCTCGACGAGGCGCGCAAGGCCGAAATCCTGCCCTATGTCGAGCGCCTGCGCGACGAGACCAAGATCCCGATCGTCTATGTCAGCCATTCGATCGCCGAGGTGGCGCGGCTGGCGAGCGACGTGGTGATGCTGGCGCGAGGCAAGCTTGCCGCCAGCGGCCCGACCACGGCTGTCATGCAAAGGCCGGACCTTCTGCCGGCGGAGGAGCGCGGCGAGGGCGGCGCGGTGCTGGACACCAGCGTACTGCAGCATGACGAGGTTTTCGGCATGACGGTGCTTGGCTCGAACGCCGGCGAGATACGCGTGCCCAAGCTGGCGGCGATGGTGGGCGCGCCGGTGCGTATCCGCGTCCGCGCGCGCGACGTCATGATCGCCACCGAACGGCCGTCGGGTCTCAGCGCGCTCAACATCCTGGCCGGCACGATCGTCGCGATCAGGCCGGGCGAGGGGCCGACGGTCGAGATCGGTATCGACTGCAACGGCGCGACCGTGCTGGCACGGGTCACCGAACAGTCGCGGCAGGTTCTGAAGCTGCGGCTCGGCGGACAGGTCTTCGCCGTGATCAAGACGGTGAGTTTCGACCAGGCAAACACCGGGGGCGGGCTGCCCGCGGAGGCGGACGGCTGA
- a CDS encoding winged helix-turn-helix domain-containing protein — translation MPSLSLRINLDPDGRIGPGKIELLEQIAAFGSISAAARGMEMSYKHAWDLVEDMNRVFGKPLVAAQTGGRKGGGAQLTAVGLAVVSRFRAIERAAASAAATHMEALQAEIEEG, via the coding sequence ATGCCGTCGCTGAGCTTGCGGATAAACCTCGACCCCGACGGGCGCATCGGGCCGGGCAAGATCGAATTGCTGGAGCAGATCGCCGCCTTCGGTTCGATCTCGGCCGCCGCGCGCGGCATGGAGATGTCCTACAAGCATGCGTGGGACTTGGTCGAGGACATGAACCGGGTGTTCGGCAAGCCGCTGGTGGCCGCGCAGACCGGCGGCCGCAAGGGCGGCGGCGCGCAACTGACGGCGGTGGGCCTGGCCGTAGTCAGCCGTTTCCGCGCCATCGAACGCGCGGCGGCTTCGGCGGCCGCGACGCATATGGAGGCGTTGCAGGCGGAGATTGAGGAGGGGTAG
- the cobF gene encoding precorrin-6A synthase (deacetylating): MRKLLVIGIGAGNPDHMTVQAIDGLNRADVLFIPDKGAKKNDLAELRRHICDRFVTNPNSRRVEFDVPVRAEPAPSYRSTVDDWHEAIAAIYEDLIREEIAEDGCGAFLIWGDPSLYDSALRILERVRLRGNVAFELEVIPGITAIQALAASHATALNRIGDSILITTGRRLTEEGMPQNAGSAVVMLDGKCAFNTLADQDLFIQWGAYLGTPDEIIVSGRLRDVGAEIEKIREQARGEKGWIMDTYVLRKVGE, from the coding sequence ATGCGCAAGCTTCTCGTCATCGGCATCGGCGCCGGCAATCCCGACCATATGACCGTGCAGGCCATAGACGGCCTCAATCGGGCCGACGTGCTGTTCATCCCCGACAAGGGTGCGAAGAAGAACGATCTTGCCGAACTGCGCCGTCACATCTGCGACCGCTTCGTCACCAACCCGAATTCACGCCGCGTGGAATTCGACGTGCCCGTGCGGGCCGAACCGGCGCCTTCCTATCGCTCGACTGTCGATGACTGGCACGAGGCAATCGCCGCCATCTATGAAGACCTGATCCGCGAAGAGATCGCCGAGGATGGTTGCGGCGCCTTCCTGATCTGGGGCGACCCCTCGCTCTACGACAGCGCGCTGCGCATCCTGGAGCGCGTACGCCTCAGGGGCAACGTCGCCTTCGAACTGGAGGTTATTCCCGGCATCACCGCCATCCAGGCGCTCGCCGCCAGCCACGCGACAGCGCTGAACCGCATCGGCGATTCCATCCTGATCACCACCGGCCGCCGGTTGACGGAAGAAGGTATGCCGCAAAATGCCGGCAGCGCCGTCGTCATGCTTGACGGCAAATGCGCCTTCAACACGCTCGCCGACCAGGATCTTTTCATCCAATGGGGCGCCTATCTCGGCACGCCGGACGAAATCATCGTCTCCGGCCGCCTCCGCGACGTCGGCGCCGAAATCGAGAAAATCCGCGAGCAGGCCCGCGGGGAAAAGGGCTGGATCATGGATACGTACGTGCTGAGGAAGGTAGGGGAGTAG
- a CDS encoding DUF4424 domain-containing protein: MLRYVLTAVLALSAAPAFANDSVAELGTGGLVLSRSDAVAMQSEDLFISPEKVTVDYVFHNNTDKDVDAIVAFPMPDISGDPEEMPAIPENQSDNFLGFEVTIDGVAAKPELEQKAFALGIDIGADLKAQNVPFNPFGEAAKAALGKLPQTVADDWVTRGIIIEDTVDDSPGAKPNYAPFWQLRSTYWWRSTFPANKDVHVSHRYKPSVGGTSSVSFFYDGKFQGQYAAYKSRYCMDDTFENAVRKAAKNDPDGYPKYYESRIAYILTTGGNWAAGSIGKFKLTVDKGNPKALVSFCGDNVRKVGPTSFEMTAEDFYPERDIDILILDPSDNGNGN; encoded by the coding sequence ATGTTGCGATATGTTCTGACGGCGGTGCTGGCCTTGTCGGCCGCACCCGCGTTCGCCAATGATTCCGTTGCCGAACTCGGCACCGGCGGCCTGGTGCTGTCGCGCAGCGATGCCGTGGCGATGCAGAGCGAGGACCTCTTCATCTCGCCGGAAAAGGTGACCGTGGATTACGTCTTCCACAACAACACCGATAAGGACGTCGACGCGATCGTCGCCTTCCCAATGCCCGACATCTCCGGCGATCCCGAGGAGATGCCGGCGATCCCCGAAAACCAGAGCGACAATTTCCTTGGCTTCGAGGTGACGATCGACGGCGTGGCGGCAAAGCCTGAGCTCGAGCAGAAGGCGTTCGCGCTCGGCATCGACATCGGTGCCGACCTGAAGGCGCAGAACGTGCCTTTCAACCCATTCGGCGAAGCGGCAAAGGCGGCGCTCGGGAAGCTGCCGCAAACGGTGGCGGACGACTGGGTCACCCGCGGCATCATCATCGAGGACACTGTCGATGACAGCCCTGGCGCGAAACCCAATTATGCACCGTTCTGGCAATTGCGCTCGACCTATTGGTGGCGCTCGACCTTTCCGGCCAACAAGGACGTCCACGTTTCCCACCGCTACAAACCGAGCGTCGGCGGCACCTCGTCGGTCAGCTTCTTCTACGACGGCAAGTTCCAGGGACAGTACGCCGCCTACAAGTCCCGCTACTGCATGGACGACACGTTCGAGAACGCAGTGCGCAAGGCTGCCAAGAACGATCCCGACGGCTATCCAAAATATTACGAGAGCCGCATCGCCTACATCCTGACCACCGGCGGCAACTGGGCGGCCGGCAGCATCGGCAAGTTCAAGCTGACCGTCGACAAGGGCAATCCCAAAGCCCTGGTCTCGTTCTGCGGCGACAATGTCAGGAAGGTCGGGCCGACGAGTTTCGAGATGACGGCTGAGGACTTCTATCCAGAGCGCGACATCGACATCCTTATCCTCGATCCATCCGACAATGGGAACGGCAACTGA
- a CDS encoding dihydrofolate reductase yields MHVAIYVAIAENGVIGRDGGLPWRLSTDLKRFKADTMGKPIIMGRRTYEGIGRPLPGRLNIVVTRDKTWRADGVEVAHTLENAIQLADVRGRCMSGVDEVCVIGGGEIYAQALPLADRLHVTHVLAAVDGDAHFPPIDPKRWREVSSQEIPVGEKDSHATRYTVYERRRESH; encoded by the coding sequence ATGCACGTGGCAATCTATGTCGCCATCGCCGAGAACGGCGTCATCGGGCGGGACGGGGGGCTGCCCTGGCGGCTTTCCACCGATCTCAAGCGCTTCAAGGCAGACACGATGGGCAAGCCTATCATCATGGGCCGCAGGACCTATGAAGGCATCGGCCGGCCGCTGCCGGGCAGGCTGAACATCGTTGTCACCCGTGACAAGACCTGGCGCGCCGACGGCGTCGAGGTGGCGCATACGCTTGAGAACGCGATCCAGCTGGCTGATGTGCGGGGGCGCTGCATGAGCGGGGTGGACGAGGTCTGCGTGATCGGCGGCGGCGAAATCTATGCGCAGGCGCTACCGCTAGCCGACCGGCTGCATGTCACCCATGTGCTGGCCGCTGTCGACGGCGACGCGCATTTCCCGCCGATCGATCCGAAACGCTGGCGCGAAGTCAGTTCGCAGGAGATCCCGGTCGGCGAAAAGGACAGCCACGCGACGCGCTATACGGTTTACGAGCGACGCCGCGAGAGCCATTGA
- the hflK gene encoding FtsH protease activity modulator HflK — protein sequence MPWNDKGGGGGGPWGGGGNNQGPWGQGPKGPSGPQGSPPDLEDIIRRGQDRLRRALPGGGGASPAIFGLIGAALVVLWAFQAVYTVQPDEVAVELRFGKPKAELSQPGLHFHWWPLETVETAKISEQLVDIGGGASSGNTSGLMLSGDQNIVNVQFSVAYQVSDPRAYLFDVSDPDGMLRQVAESAMREAVGRRPAQDIFRDDRQGIAASVREIIQTTLDGYKAGLQVNAISIEDAAPPREVADAFDEVQRAEQDEDKFVEQANQYSNQKLGQARGEAAQVREDAAAYKNRVVQEAEGEAQRFISVYDEYAKAPDVTRKRLYLETMEKVLKDSGKVIVEQGNGQGVVPYLPLPALQQKAPAPAPLGATTGGNQ from the coding sequence ATGCCCTGGAACGACAAAGGTGGCGGTGGCGGCGGCCCATGGGGCGGCGGCGGCAACAATCAGGGACCCTGGGGGCAGGGACCGAAGGGGCCAAGCGGACCGCAAGGCTCGCCTCCCGACCTCGAGGACATCATCCGCCGTGGCCAGGACAGGCTGCGGCGTGCGTTGCCCGGCGGTGGCGGCGCCAGTCCGGCCATATTCGGGCTGATCGGCGCGGCGCTGGTCGTGCTATGGGCGTTCCAGGCAGTCTACACCGTGCAGCCCGATGAGGTCGCGGTCGAGCTGCGCTTCGGCAAGCCGAAGGCCGAGCTGTCGCAGCCCGGCCTGCATTTCCACTGGTGGCCGCTCGAAACCGTCGAAACGGCCAAGATTTCCGAGCAGCTCGTCGACATTGGCGGTGGCGCCTCCAGCGGCAACACGTCGGGGCTGATGCTTTCGGGCGACCAGAACATCGTCAACGTGCAGTTCTCGGTCGCCTATCAGGTCTCCGATCCCCGCGCCTATCTGTTCGACGTCTCCGACCCGGATGGCATGCTGCGGCAGGTCGCCGAGAGCGCGATGCGCGAGGCCGTCGGCCGCAGGCCGGCGCAGGACATCTTCCGTGACGATCGCCAGGGCATAGCGGCTTCGGTGCGCGAGATCATCCAGACCACGCTCGACGGCTACAAGGCCGGGCTTCAGGTCAACGCCATCTCGATCGAGGACGCGGCGCCGCCCCGTGAGGTCGCCGACGCCTTCGACGAGGTGCAGCGCGCCGAGCAGGACGAGGATAAGTTCGTCGAGCAGGCCAACCAGTACTCCAACCAGAAGCTCGGCCAGGCACGCGGCGAGGCCGCACAGGTCCGCGAAGACGCGGCCGCCTACAAGAACCGGGTGGTGCAGGAGGCCGAAGGTGAGGCCCAGCGCTTCATCTCCGTCTATGACGAATATGCCAAGGCGCCCGACGTGACGCGCAAGCGGCTTTACCTGGAAACGATGGAGAAGGTGCTGAAGGACTCCGGCAAGGTGATTGTCGAGCAAGGCAACGGGCAGGGGGTCGTCCCCTATCTGCCACTGCCGGCATTGCAGCAGAAAGCGCCGGCTCCGGCCCCGCTTGGCGCGACGACGGGAGGTAACCAGTGA
- the hflC gene encoding protease modulator HflC encodes MANRLPVIVVIAAVILFLLYSSVFVVNARQQALVLRFGEIVDVKTEPGIYFKAPFSFFDADTVQLIENRVLRFDLDNIRVQVSGGKFYEVDAFIAYRISDPRVFRAAVSGQIELAEARLRTRLDAALRRVYGLRDFEAALSEERAVMMREVRDQLRPDATSLGLQIEDVRIRRTDLTAEVSQQTFDRMKAERLAEAERLRARGNEAAQRIKARADREVVEIIAEAQKESEILRGEGEAQRSATFAEAYQRDPAFFDFYRSMNAYGTALDNTGTTMVLSPNSEFFRFFRDPDGKEAPARPAAPQPAPPAAPATAPATSPGTGQ; translated from the coding sequence ATGGCCAACCGTCTCCCCGTCATCGTCGTCATCGCGGCGGTCATCCTGTTCCTGCTCTATTCGTCAGTCTTCGTGGTCAATGCGCGCCAGCAGGCGCTGGTGCTGAGGTTCGGCGAGATCGTCGACGTCAAGACCGAGCCCGGCATCTACTTCAAGGCGCCGTTCTCGTTCTTCGACGCCGACACGGTGCAGTTGATCGAGAATCGGGTGCTGCGCTTCGACCTCGACAACATCCGCGTCCAGGTCTCGGGCGGCAAGTTCTATGAGGTCGATGCCTTCATCGCCTACCGCATCTCGGATCCGCGTGTCTTCCGTGCCGCCGTATCCGGCCAGATCGAGCTCGCCGAAGCGCGGCTGAGGACGCGTCTCGACGCTGCCTTGCGCCGCGTCTACGGTCTGCGCGACTTCGAGGCCGCCCTTTCGGAGGAGCGCGCTGTGATGATGCGCGAAGTGCGCGATCAGCTACGGCCCGACGCCACCTCGCTCGGCCTGCAGATCGAGGATGTCCGCATCCGCCGCACCGACCTCACCGCCGAAGTCTCGCAGCAGACCTTCGATCGCATGAAGGCGGAACGTCTGGCTGAGGCCGAAAGGCTGAGGGCGCGCGGCAATGAGGCGGCGCAGCGCATCAAGGCCCGCGCCGACCGTGAGGTGGTCGAGATCATCGCGGAAGCGCAGAAGGAGTCCGAAATCCTGCGCGGCGAGGGCGAGGCGCAGCGCAGCGCCACCTTTGCCGAGGCTTATCAGCGCGATCCGGCGTTCTTCGATTTCTACCGGTCGATGAACGCCTATGGCACGGCGCTGGACAACACCGGCACGACAATGGTGCTGTCGCCGAATTCGGAGTTCTTCCGTTTCTTCCGCGACCCTGACGGAAAGGAGGCGCCGGCAAGGCCGGCGGCTCCGCAACCGGCACCTCCTGCCGCACCGGCGACCGCACCCGCAACTTCGCCCGGCACCGGCCAGTAG
- a CDS encoding DUF2065 domain-containing protein — protein MQDFFAAIGLVLVIEGLVYGGFPGFARKLAAEVLSLPENALRIAGLVAIAAGVGIVWLIRGG, from the coding sequence GTGCAGGATTTCTTCGCCGCAATAGGCCTGGTCCTCGTCATTGAGGGCTTGGTCTATGGCGGCTTTCCCGGTTTCGCCAGGAAACTGGCGGCTGAGGTGCTGTCGTTGCCGGAGAACGCATTGCGGATCGCCGGGCTGGTGGCGATTGCCGCCGGCGTCGGTATCGTCTGGCTGATCCGCGGCGGCTAG
- a CDS encoding DegQ family serine endoprotease yields the protein MTSNTLLRAARRTFVAGAAALLLGTVAVPAFVTPTMAADGPASVADLAQGLLGAVVNISTSQTVKGTEGPGAVPMPQLPEGSPFQDFFDDFFKNRGGDKDNGSQKVQSLGSGFVIDAEQGIVVTNNHVIADADDIEVNFSDGVTLKATLVGTDTKTDVAVLKVDPKGHKLTAVKFGDSTKMRVGDWVMAIGNPFGLGGTVTVGIVSARNRDINSGPYDDFIQTDAAINRGNSGGPLFNSAGEVIGINTAIISPSGGSIGIGFSIPSQLASGVVEQLRQYGETRRGWLGVRIQPVTDDIAESLGMATAKGALVAGVIKGGPVDNGTIQAGDVIIKFDGKDIHEMRDLPRVVAESPVGKAVDVLIVRKGVEQTVKVTLGRLEDSEKLASGENGNTDQDKGDKAPAVSTASVLGMTVGELNDDTRKKFSIAADVSGVVITDVAKDSAAAERGIQPGEVITEIAQESVATPKDVMDRIGALKEQGRKNALLMLASKTGELRFVTIRMD from the coding sequence ATGACATCCAACACCCTTTTGCGCGCGGCTCGACGCACGTTCGTCGCTGGCGCGGCAGCGCTTCTTCTGGGCACCGTGGCCGTTCCGGCCTTCGTGACGCCGACAATGGCCGCCGACGGGCCTGCTTCGGTGGCCGACCTGGCGCAAGGCCTGCTCGGCGCGGTGGTCAACATCTCGACGTCGCAGACGGTGAAGGGCACGGAAGGTCCGGGCGCGGTGCCGATGCCGCAGCTTCCCGAAGGCTCGCCGTTCCAGGATTTCTTCGACGATTTCTTCAAGAACCGCGGCGGCGACAAGGACAATGGCTCGCAGAAAGTGCAGTCGCTCGGCTCCGGTTTCGTCATCGACGCCGAGCAGGGCATCGTCGTCACCAACAACCATGTCATCGCCGATGCCGACGATATCGAGGTCAATTTCTCCGATGGAGTCACGCTGAAGGCGACGCTGGTCGGCACCGACACCAAGACCGATGTCGCGGTGCTCAAGGTTGATCCGAAGGGCCACAAGCTGACGGCGGTGAAGTTCGGCGATTCCACCAAGATGCGCGTCGGCGACTGGGTGATGGCGATCGGCAATCCGTTCGGCCTCGGCGGCACGGTCACGGTCGGCATCGTCTCGGCGCGTAACCGCGACATCAATTCAGGCCCCTATGACGATTTCATCCAGACCGATGCCGCGATCAACCGCGGCAATTCGGGCGGGCCGCTGTTCAACAGCGCCGGCGAGGTCATCGGCATCAACACGGCGATCATTTCGCCGTCCGGCGGCTCGATCGGCATCGGCTTCTCCATCCCCTCGCAGCTCGCATCGGGCGTTGTCGAGCAACTGCGCCAATATGGCGAAACGCGGCGCGGCTGGCTTGGCGTGCGCATCCAGCCGGTGACCGACGACATTGCCGAGAGCCTCGGCATGGCGACCGCCAAGGGTGCGCTGGTCGCCGGCGTCATCAAGGGTGGACCGGTCGACAACGGCACCATCCAGGCCGGCGACGTGATCATCAAGTTCGACGGTAAGGACATCCACGAAATGCGCGACCTGCCGCGTGTGGTCGCGGAGAGCCCGGTCGGCAAGGCGGTCGACGTGCTGATCGTGCGCAAGGGTGTCGAGCAAACGGTGAAGGTAACACTTGGCCGGCTCGAGGACAGCGAGAAGCTCGCCAGCGGCGAAAACGGCAACACCGACCAGGACAAAGGCGACAAGGCGCCGGCGGTTTCGACGGCCTCGGTGCTCGGCATGACCGTCGGCGAATTGAACGACGATACGCGCAAGAAGTTCAGCATCGCCGCCGATGTTTCGGGCGTCGTCATCACCGATGTCGCCAAGGATTCGGCCGCGGCTGAACGCGGCATCCAGCCGGGCGAGGTGATCACCGAAATTGCACAGGAATCGGTTGCCACGCCCAAGGATGTGATGGACCGGATCGGCGCGCTGAAGGAGCAGGGACGCAAGAACGCACTGTTGATGCTGGCGTCCAAGACCGGTGAGCTGAGGTTTGTGACGATCCGGATGGACTGA
- a CDS encoding putative toxin-antitoxin system toxin component, PIN family, whose protein sequence is MTAGLRSRNGASFAILQLIADRQIRPLVTTALFLEYETVLARPEQVAAHGLSAPDLGRLLAGFALLAEPVELHFLWRPQLNDPKDEMVLEAAINGRADALVTHNRRDFLAAAGRFDVLLVSPAEFLEGLRT, encoded by the coding sequence TTGACGGCAGGCTTGCGAAGCAGGAATGGCGCGTCTTTCGCCATCCTGCAGCTGATTGCGGATCGGCAAATTCGCCCATTAGTGACGACAGCGCTGTTTCTTGAATATGAAACCGTGCTGGCCAGACCCGAGCAGGTGGCGGCTCACGGGTTGTCCGCGCCGGATCTGGGCCGTTTGCTGGCCGGCTTTGCATTGCTGGCTGAGCCGGTCGAGCTGCACTTTCTCTGGCGGCCGCAATTGAACGATCCGAAGGATGAGATGGTGCTTGAAGCAGCGATCAACGGCCGGGCCGATGCGTTGGTGACTCACAATCGCCGGGACTTCCTAGCTGCGGCAGGCCGTTTTGATGTACTGCTTGTGAGCCCGGCCGAGTTCTTGGAAGGACTTCGTACATGA
- a CDS encoding toxin-antitoxin system HicB family antitoxin: MSKATYPLKLPQSVKEAAARLAKADGVSLNQWIASAVAQKVGAMEAAADFLRRRAGDASPGDFAKMLGRVADRSPQSGDEFPPDRH; encoded by the coding sequence ATGAGCAAAGCGACTTATCCGCTGAAACTGCCACAGTCGGTTAAGGAAGCAGCCGCGCGCCTCGCGAAGGCCGATGGCGTGTCGCTCAATCAATGGATTGCGTCGGCTGTGGCGCAAAAGGTCGGGGCAATGGAAGCGGCAGCTGACTTCCTGCGTCGTCGTGCCGGCGACGCGTCACCGGGCGATTTCGCGAAAATGCTGGGGCGGGTCGCAGACAGATCGCCACAGTCCGGCGACGAATTTCCACCTGACAGGCATTGA
- the serB gene encoding phosphoserine phosphatase SerB, protein MPLIATLVSHPADRALSPSLANMASRSVGASTVRWMAEDIACDLALPANAQADEAAANLRAALAAEPIDVIVQQSATRRKKILIADMDSTMIDQECIDELADEIGVKEHVAAITARSMNGEVAFEPALRERVALLKGLDAAVVDLIVANRLTLASGGRALVQTMRANGAWTALVSGGFEVFTSRIAAMLGFHENRANRLLEQDGLFAGLVGEPILGRAAKAEALIEITARLGLTPADAIAVGDGANDLDMIRLAGTGVALHAKPMVAAQAKVRIDHGDLTALLYLQGYGQEEFVQ, encoded by the coding sequence ATGCCGCTTATCGCCACGCTTGTTTCTCATCCCGCCGATCGTGCCTTGTCGCCATCGCTTGCGAATATGGCCTCACGGTCGGTGGGCGCAAGCACTGTTCGCTGGATGGCCGAAGACATTGCCTGCGATCTCGCACTGCCAGCGAATGCACAAGCCGACGAGGCGGCCGCCAATCTGCGCGCAGCGCTGGCCGCCGAGCCGATCGACGTGATCGTCCAGCAGTCGGCAACGCGCCGCAAGAAGATCCTCATCGCCGACATGGATTCGACCATGATCGACCAGGAATGCATCGACGAGCTGGCCGACGAGATCGGCGTCAAGGAGCACGTCGCGGCGATCACCGCACGATCGATGAATGGCGAGGTCGCCTTCGAGCCCGCCCTGCGCGAGCGCGTGGCGTTGCTCAAGGGGCTCGATGCGGCCGTGGTCGATCTGATCGTTGCCAACCGGTTGACATTGGCCTCCGGCGGTCGCGCGCTGGTGCAGACGATGCGGGCCAACGGCGCCTGGACCGCCCTAGTCTCGGGCGGCTTCGAGGTCTTCACCTCACGCATCGCCGCCATGCTCGGCTTCCATGAAAACCGCGCCAACCGCCTGCTCGAACAGGATGGCCTCTTTGCCGGGTTGGTCGGCGAGCCGATCCTCGGCCGCGCCGCCAAGGCCGAGGCGCTGATCGAGATCACGGCGCGTCTCGGCCTCACCCCGGCCGATGCCATTGCTGTCGGCGACGGGGCCAACGATCTCGACATGATCCGCCTTGCCGGCACCGGTGTTGCGCTGCATGCCAAACCGATGGTGGCTGCACAGGCAAAGGTTCGCATCGACCATGGCGACCTGACCGCATTGCTCTATCTGCAAGGCTACGGGCAGGAAGAGTTCGTCCAATGA
- the miaA gene encoding tRNA (adenosine(37)-N6)-dimethylallyltransferase MiaA yields MSGIDNSGADAGEGRVKNAILIAGPTASGKSALALDLAERIGGVIVNTDSMQAYSVLDVLTARPEAADLARAPHYLYGHVHPGTAYSTGAWLRDVTRLIEDGALSRRPIFVGGTGLYFRALAEGISEMPDIPRQVRDRWRYELKEQGAVKLHGILLREDSRAAMQLKPTDSQRIVRALEVLDASGRSILDWQAARGRPLIDRQTARFFVIEPDRAALVGRIERRFDQMLAKGALDEVRQLASLRLDPQLPAMKAIGVRELQAAMAGQSGFPEAIERAKIATRQYAKRQTTWFRHQLGPEWQRLHPGDDIETTIQTLVANAT; encoded by the coding sequence ATAAGCGGCATCGATAATTCCGGTGCGGATGCGGGCGAAGGCCGCGTGAAGAACGCGATCCTGATAGCCGGGCCGACCGCCAGCGGCAAGTCGGCGCTGGCGCTCGACCTGGCCGAACGTATAGGCGGCGTGATCGTCAACACCGATTCCATGCAAGCCTATTCGGTTCTCGACGTGTTGACCGCCCGGCCGGAGGCGGCCGACCTCGCTCGGGCACCGCATTATCTCTATGGGCATGTCCATCCCGGCACCGCCTACTCGACCGGGGCGTGGCTGCGCGACGTGACGAGGCTGATCGAAGACGGTGCGCTCTCGCGGCGACCGATCTTCGTCGGCGGCACCGGCCTTTACTTTCGCGCCTTGGCCGAGGGCATTTCGGAAATGCCCGACATTCCGCGGCAGGTACGCGACCGTTGGCGCTACGAGTTGAAGGAGCAAGGCGCCGTCAAACTGCATGGCATCCTGCTGCGCGAGGATTCCAGGGCAGCCATGCAGTTGAAGCCCACGGACAGCCAGCGCATCGTGCGGGCGCTCGAAGTGCTCGACGCATCCGGCCGCTCGATCCTGGACTGGCAGGCCGCGCGGGGCCGGCCGCTCATCGACAGACAGACGGCCCGCTTCTTTGTCATCGAGCCGGACCGGGCCGCGCTGGTCGGACGCATCGAAAGGCGTTTCGACCAGATGCTGGCCAAGGGCGCACTGGACGAAGTCAGGCAACTCGCATCGCTTCGTCTCGATCCGCAATTGCCGGCGATGAAGGCGATCGGCGTTCGCGAACTGCAAGCGGCGATGGCCGGACAATCGGGTTTTCCCGAGGCGATTGAGCGCGCCAAGATCGCAACCAGGCAATATGCCAAGCGGCAGACGACCTGGTTTCGGCACCAGCTAGGACCGGAATGGCAAAGATTGCATCCTGGTGACGATATCGAAACCACGATCCAAACGCTTGTTGCTAATGCAACCTAG